From one Gracilibacillus salinarum genomic stretch:
- the coaE gene encoding dephospho-CoA kinase (Dephospho-CoA kinase (CoaE) performs the final step in coenzyme A biosynthesis.), translated as MIIGLTGNIATGKSTISQLFSNHYHIPVIDADIVSREVVEPGEQALLDITRAFGTEILLEDGCLNRAALGNIIFKEEKKRQLLNEIVHPAVRKRMQYKKDKLLREGYQNVVMDIPLLFENDLTYFTDKNVVVFTTEAIQLQRLMERNQLTEEQARDRMNSQMDIHQKKQLADAVIDNSGTIESSRQQLEVILKKWELLK; from the coding sequence TTGATCATTGGATTAACAGGAAATATCGCTACAGGAAAATCAACCATTAGTCAACTTTTTTCGAATCATTATCATATTCCGGTAATTGATGCGGATATTGTTTCCAGAGAAGTGGTAGAGCCTGGAGAGCAAGCTCTGCTGGACATAACCAGAGCGTTTGGCACTGAGATATTGCTTGAGGATGGATGTTTAAATCGTGCAGCGCTCGGAAATATTATATTTAAAGAAGAAAAAAAGAGGCAATTATTGAATGAGATTGTTCACCCAGCGGTAAGAAAACGAATGCAATATAAGAAGGACAAGCTCCTTAGGGAAGGCTATCAGAACGTCGTAATGGACATTCCTCTTCTATTTGAAAACGACTTAACTTATTTCACAGACAAGAATGTTGTTGTTTTTACAACAGAAGCTATCCAGTTGCAACGATTAATGGAACGTAATCAGTTGACAGAAGAACAAGCAAGAGATCGAATGAACAGTCAAATGGATATCCATCAAAAAAAACAACTGGCAGATGCTGTCATCGATAATAGTGGTACGATTGAATCGTCGCGACAACAACTAGAAGTAATCTTGAAAAAATGGGAATTATTAAAGTAG
- the speD gene encoding adenosylmethionine decarboxylase — protein MDTMGRHVIAELWECNIDLLNDMETLERTFVNAALKAGAEVREVAFHKFAPFGVSGVVIISESHLTIHSFPEHGYASIDVYTCGNIIDPNVAVAYIEEQLEAKSTEKIEVPRGMGAVQIKNIEAQ, from the coding sequence ATGGATACAATGGGAAGACACGTAATTGCAGAATTATGGGAATGTAATATTGATTTATTAAATGATATGGAAACCTTGGAACGAACGTTTGTCAATGCTGCACTAAAAGCTGGTGCTGAAGTGAGAGAAGTTGCTTTTCATAAATTTGCACCTTTTGGTGTGAGTGGTGTGGTAATTATTTCAGAATCACATTTGACAATTCACAGCTTTCCTGAGCACGGTTATGCTAGTATTGACGTTTACACTTGTGGGAACATTATTGACCCAAATGTAGCAGTAGCGTATATCGAAGAACAATTAGAAGCGAAGTCAACCGAAAAGATTGAAGTGCCTAGAGGTATGGGTGCCGTTCAAATTAAAAATATAGAAGCACAATAG
- the mutM gene encoding DNA-formamidopyrimidine glycosylase, translated as MPELPEVETIRQTLKQLVIGKTIDSVEVMWPKIIQEPDDSHQFGQSIQHQTIRDIRRKGKFLLFDLDQYVLVSHLRMEGKYGVHPAEEAVMDHTHVIFHFTDSTDLRYRDVRKFGTMHLQEKGTEATKKPLLLLAKDPLEADFSLMKFTEKVQKSERNIKNILLDQSVIAGLGNIYVDETLFLAGIHPLTKGVSLTTEQILKIKEAAVLTLQDAVKQGGTTIRSYVNSQGQIGMFQQQLNVYAQNDKPCHHCEDTITKIKVNGRGTHYCPSCQPQPL; from the coding sequence ATGCCGGAATTACCTGAAGTAGAAACGATAAGACAAACATTAAAGCAATTAGTCATTGGCAAAACAATTGATTCAGTCGAGGTCATGTGGCCGAAGATTATTCAGGAACCAGATGATAGTCACCAATTTGGTCAATCCATTCAACATCAAACCATCCGGGATATTAGAAGAAAAGGGAAATTTCTTTTATTTGATCTAGATCAGTACGTACTAGTGTCCCATCTCCGTATGGAGGGAAAATATGGTGTCCATCCTGCTGAAGAAGCAGTGATGGACCATACTCATGTCATTTTTCATTTCACAGATAGTACCGATTTGCGCTATCGAGATGTACGAAAATTTGGTACAATGCATCTGCAAGAAAAAGGTACGGAAGCAACGAAAAAACCATTGCTTTTATTAGCGAAAGACCCGCTTGAAGCAGATTTCTCATTAATGAAATTTACAGAAAAAGTCCAAAAAAGCGAACGTAATATTAAGAATATATTGCTCGATCAATCGGTTATTGCAGGTTTAGGCAATATTTATGTTGATGAAACATTATTCCTTGCCGGTATCCATCCCTTAACGAAGGGAGTTAGCTTAACAACCGAGCAAATATTAAAAATTAAGGAAGCTGCTGTCCTTACTTTACAGGATGCAGTCAAGCAAGGTGGAACAACGATTCGTTCCTATGTAAACAGTCAAGGACAAATTGGCATGTTTCAACAGCAATTAAATGTATATGCACAGAATGATAAACCGTGTCATCATTGTGAAGACACGATTACAAAAATAAAAGTGAATGGCCGAGGTACCCATTATTGCCCAAGCTGTCAGCCGCAACCACTATAA
- the ytaF gene encoding sporulation membrane protein YtaF, which produces MMLPLLLFAISMDSVLVAFTYGLRGLTLPAKELIKISFTVAVCFGISMGFGSVLASFISIDLMELAGGFILTLVGLFLIASLIQKESAKKIPFLIKILKKPMEADIDRSGNINGMEPFLIGVALSLDSFGAGIGIYLIGASPIFTPIAVGLITAFCLYLGVFTGKYFANSKGLEKMSFLPGCLLVIIGIWKMIVV; this is translated from the coding sequence ATGATGTTGCCGTTATTACTATTTGCGATCAGTATGGATAGCGTACTGGTGGCCTTTACTTACGGGTTGCGTGGATTAACGCTACCTGCGAAGGAATTAATCAAAATATCGTTCACAGTTGCGGTATGCTTTGGGATTTCGATGGGGTTTGGTTCGGTATTGGCTTCTTTCATTTCGATCGACTTGATGGAATTAGCGGGTGGGTTTATTTTAACGCTAGTAGGTCTCTTTTTAATTGCATCATTAATACAGAAAGAATCGGCGAAAAAGATTCCCTTTCTTATTAAAATTTTAAAAAAACCTATGGAAGCAGATATTGATCGTTCTGGTAACATTAACGGGATGGAACCCTTTCTAATTGGTGTTGCTTTGTCACTAGACTCTTTTGGGGCAGGGATAGGTATTTATCTGATAGGGGCCTCTCCAATTTTTACCCCTATAGCAGTCGGCTTAATTACAGCTTTTTGCCTTTATCTCGGAGTATTCACCGGGAAGTACTTTGCCAATAGTAAAGGCTTGGAGAAAATGTCTTTCTTGCCAGGCTGTTTATTGGTCATCATAGGTATTTGGAAGATGATTGTAGTCTAG